The proteins below are encoded in one region of Drosophila santomea strain STO CAGO 1482 chromosome 3R, Prin_Dsan_1.1, whole genome shotgun sequence:
- the LOC120451151 gene encoding neural Wiskott-Aldrich syndrome protein produces MSSGMRSQDGPRAKVNAASTLLTQEENEAVFRLLGKKCQTLNTAVVQIYKTEGSAHAHWKKRHTGVVCFVKDSAIRSYFMRAYCLIKNELIWEHEIYDGMEVVKSRPFLLTFEGSDGHVGLNFVSEEECDSFFRIVDATIETRNRKRQEKRNRQKSQQAPNAPLPQVQREPARPPPMQGGMSATDGVQLRNNKINSVTLTPAPAPAQSKNFLSSSFGLGSNAKDKKDKRKVTKADISQPTNFVHISHVGWDAQKGFDLAGNENDEVLNEFFVKAGVSEVELKDRDTRAFIYDFIQSNNVLASVKQYSVESPTETTPPMPPPVPTRHPSNGNQRTAPPLPPARQPPPAVPVTVPGATRAPPPPSRPPPISTAPPPPPVSAPVVAPPPPPPPPPAAVPPPPPPPMPVGEIPVITTTQAPTQAARPAAPAAPDPRNALMDAIRKGTQLKKVDTAALSTGSGDSRSDLMKDIRQGTVLKPAKERELGSQRVSDSGAGTDALADALRRALEARGNAIHSDEDETESSDNEGEWD; encoded by the exons ACACTCAACACCGCCGTGGTGCAGATCTACAAGACGGAGGGCAGTGCCCATGCCCACTGGAAGAAGCGGCACACCGGAGTGGTGTGCTTCGTCAAGGACAGCGCCATTCGGTCGTACTTCATGCGCGCCTACTGCCTGATCAAGAACGAGCTGATCTGGGAGCACGAGATTTACGATGGCATGGAGGTGGTCAAGTCGAGACCCTTCCTGCTCACCTTCGAGGGCAGT GATGGTCATGTGGGACTAAACTTCGTCTCCGAGGAGGAGTGCGACTCGTTCTTCCGCATCGTGGACGCCACCATAGAGACGCGCAACCGCAAACGGCAAGAGAAGCGCAACCGGCAGAAAAGCCAGCAGGCGCCCAATGCTCCATTGCCTCAGGTGCAGCGAGAGCCGGCAAGACCACCACCCATGCAGGGTGGTATGTCAGCCACGGACGGCGTTCAGCTGAGGAACAATAAGATCAACTCGGTAACACTGACGCCTGCGCCAGCGCCAGCGCAGTCGAAGAATTTCCTGTCCAGCAGTTTTGGGCTGGGCAGCAATGCGAAGGACAAGAAGGACAAGCGCAAGGTGACCAAGGCGGACATCAGCCAGCCGACTAACTTTGTGCACATCAGCCATGTGGGCTGGGATGCGCAGAAGGGATTTGATCTGGCGGGCAACGAGAACGACGAAGTGCTGAACGAGTTCTTCGTCAAGGCGGGTGTCTCCGAAGTGGAGCTAAAGGATCGGGACACTCGCGCCTTCATCTACGACTTCATACAGAGCAACAATGTCCTGGCGTCGGTGAAGCAATACAGTGTGGAATCGCCAACGGAAACAACGCCTCCCATGCCGCCACCGGTGCCAACCCGACATCCCTCT AATGGCAACCAAAGAACTGCTCCTCCGCTGCCGCCGGCAAGACAACCACCGCCCGCAGTGCCCGTCACTGTGCCGGGCGCCACACGAGCTCCTCCACCACCAAGCAGACCACCACCCATTAGCACCgctccaccaccgccaccagtCAGTGCGCCCGTTGTAGCG CCGCCACccccaccaccgccaccaccagcagcggtgccgccaccaccgcccccGCCCATGCCAGTGGGAGAGATTCCCGTCATTACGACCACGCAAGCACCGACTCAAGCAGCCCGGCCAGCAGCTCCGGCGGCCCCAGATCCACGCAATGCTCTAATGGACGCCATACGCAAGGGAACCCAGCTGAAG AAAGTGGACACGGCTGCTCTCAGCACTGGAAGTGGCGATTCTCGCAGCGATTTAATGAAGGATATACGTCAGGGCACTGTTTTAAAGCCAGCCAAGGAACGGGAGCTGGGCAGTCAGCGAGTCAGCGACAGCGGAGCAGGTACAGACGCCTTGGCCGATGCACTGCGTCGTGCGCTGGAGGCGCGTGGCAATGCCATCCACTCGGACGAGGACGAAACCGAGTCCTCGGACAACGAAGGGGAGTGGGACTAA
- the LOC120451150 gene encoding uncharacterized protein LOC120451150 — protein sequence MDRFAFKIDAALKANLCKICRLCGIDNPGKVQILLPNEEDTIDLDEPRMSQKIYELVGFTVSVDDKMPQTMCSLCVDKINDFYEFREMCYATNKQTRNLLGLKQIEPARLIDLKPIVKKEQQISGAVGKRGRKRKGDESWPKNNLNAKPQVKKEPFVWHKKQKLQPSQMTSLVSKREPEIKDEPAEQETNLKGPAKKGGRKSICSVCGEKFFSKELADEHKSLVHVPSILRYICNACNQTHHNQSDIRAHQLWHKLSKTPYKCPVCDASVPNAYAFTRHLREHTPPTPVQLLVLDRECPLCKKTFVTNFFYNTHRCAIRKRKCGGCSRTLNTEAAYMRHAPTCPKIYLNHSKHIMPQVVTNEAQMLIKNEIEEELMSLPPATAVPPDFVIDEGMQPIVVLERLSSPLLRASAGPNQLGASKSKNSDRVSAKNYLKRVDQLLKNTMNTLVSIKHEPEVHISDTGPAAGQAENDPEPERDEEHPSFGDDFQAANDDSEEECQLETGSDKMSATASDDIPSVSVKQEPDYEGYEKPTEVKQEPLKLKLKITKNHGKLNSSLIDDLDEAGSVFGRSSKKKKKRKHKEREKEAPTESENCRTESHNQPAIRIKQEPVDYAPEATVMTTIPMTQFESSLNENERSAEVDEAMAQSQEDVKPNRMELDRMMQISHVASGIDMAEEAMALERAEEACPEELQTRDGSQNPSPQKVKSVKSTARKSTGGAERRTHSPPRTNSLPQIVAVVSGDSAFNMISIKPEPRNRGYGDEEPEEERETTEEINHNDKMEEENAYIGSLDLSNVSVKQERELDICEIDALPSNGLKSDEDDDDGNEDSASSADEAEEAMEQDEEERIYRELELPPLELQTEGDKPLTKKDAESERMDTEVPTALPAGETPPQAPDVHGVEKAQASAFSLVITNICSQAVPQPSSACSNETECSIGPSSSTADEPDSQTVGNTETSANDVQTSQQVTIAEQSQSDPCIVSQHAAGPEIQADDIKDLPPAATQIQSCNTENGAHSNADMESVIENPTITAIRPLENLPIEVSIGIAVSIGNDAPHSESSAHVNSQSAGTGNTSLALEENESLPSGSGSFFPPIPENLSPSPDNSPPHNNQSESLEKPDTAAGSADSLATVSLDAPKDTETLALPPCDAANIDSNYTCDEEQQNVLNHELSDQQLATLADRHLLVHEEQPALLEVIPPGLSSRPIEETENRINEQQQDLEQGEERPPRFQANDDSNINEIAENNNNANIERELQDDALGAQENVNP from the exons ATGGATCGGTTTGCTTTTAAGATCGACGCTGCCCTTAAGGCGAATCTCTGCAAGATTTGTCGGCTGTGCGGCATCGATAATCCAGGAAAGGTGCAAATACTTTTGCCAAATGAAGAAGACACCATCGACCTGGACGAGCCCAGAATGTCCCAGAAGATCTACGAGCTGGTGGGCTTCACG GTGTCCGTGGACGACAAAATGCCGCAGACAATGTGCAGCCTGTGCGTGGATAAAATCAATGATTTTTATGAGTTTCGGGAAATGTGCTATGCGACGAATAAACAGACTCGAAATCTTTTGGGATTAAAGCAAATAGAACCCGCAAGA CTAATTGATCTTAAGCCCATCGTTAAGAAGGAACAGCAAATTTCTGGGGCAGTTGGAAAACGAGGAAGGAAACGCAAGGGCGACGAATCCTGGCCAAAGAATAACCTTAATGCCAAGCCACAGGTCAAAAAGGAGCCCTTTGTGTGGCACAAGAAGCAAAAACTGCAGCCTTCACAGATGACGTCCCTAGTGTCCAAAAGAGAGCCGGAGAT CAAAGACGAACCCGCTGAACAGGAGACCAATCTTAAGGGACCAGCGAAAAAGGGCGGTCGGAAGTCAATTTGCAGCGTTTGCGGCGAGAAGTTCTTTAGCAAGGAGCTGGCCGACGAGCACAAAAGCCTGGTGCATGTGCCTTCGATACTGCGCTACATTTGTAATGCCTGCAACCAGACGCACCACAACCAGAGCGACATACGTGCCCACCAGTTGTGGCATAAGCTCTCCAAGACGCCCTACAAGTGTCCCGTGTGCGACGCCAGCGTTCCTAATGCCTACGCCTTTACCCGCCATTTACGCGAACACACACCGCCCACTCCCGTCCAGCTGCTCGTCCTTGATCGGGAGTGTCCGCTGTGCAAGAAGACTTTCGTGACGAACTTCTTCTACAACACTCACCGCTGTGCCATCCGTAAACGCAAGTGCGGCGGTTGTAGTCGCACCTTGAACACCGAAGCGGCTTATATGCGTCATGCCCCAACCTGCCCAAAGATTTACCTCAACCACTCAAAGCACATCATGCCCCAGGTGGTGACCAATGAGGCGCAGATGCTCATCAAAAACGAAATCGAGGAGGAATTGATGAGCCTTCCGCCGGCCACAGCTGTGCCGCCGGATTTTGTCATAGACGAGGGTATGCAACCGATAGTGGTCCTGGAGCGCCTGTCATCGCCTTTACTGCGGGCTTCGGCTGGACCCAATCAACTGGGTGCCTCCAAAAGCAAAAATAGCGATAGAGTTTCTGCCAAGAATTATTTGAAACGAGTGGATCAGCTGCTGAAGAATACGATGAACACTCTGGTCAGCATCAAGCATGAGCCGGAGGTGCACATCAGTGACACGGGGCCAGCTGCAGGTCAGGCCGAGAATGACCCCGAGCCGGAACGGGATGAAGAACATCCAAGTTTTGGCGATGATTTCCAGGCAGCTAACGATGACAGCGAGGAGGAATGTCAACTGGAAACCGGATCCGATAAAATGTCTGCTACTGCCAGTGACGATATTCCCAGTGTATCGGTTAAACAGGAACCCGACTATGAAGGCTATGAAAAGCCAACGGAGGTGAAGCAGGAGCCTCTAAAACTAAAGCTTAAAATAACGAAGAATCATGGAAAGCTAAATTCATCGCTCATAGACGATCTGGATGAAGCGGGATCAGTATTTGGCAGAAgtagcaaaaagaaaaagaaacgaaaGCATAAGGAACGGGAGAAGGAAGCGCCAACCGAGTCCGAAAACTGTCGAACAGAATCTCATAATCAGCCCGCTATTAGAATCAAACAGGAACCCGTTGATTACGCTCCTGAGGCCACTGTCATGACCACTATTCCCATGACTCAGTTTGAAAGCAGCTTAAACGAAAACGAACGAAGCGCGGAAGTGGATGAGGCTATGGCCCAGAGTCAGGAAGATGTTAAGCCGAATCGCATGGAGCTTGATCGTATGATGCAGATCTCCCATGTGGCCAGTGGCATAGATATGGCAGAAGAAGCAATGGCTTTGGAGAGAGCTGAAGAAGCCTGTCCCGAGGAGCTCCAGACACGGGATGGGTCTCAAAATCCGTCCCCTCAAAAGGTGAAATCCGTAAAGTCCACAGCGCGCAAAAGTACAGGTGGTGCGGAACGAAGAACGCATAGCCCACCGAGGACGAACTCTTTGCCGCAGATTGTAGCCGTTGTGAGCGGCGATTCGGCGTTTAACATGATTTCCATAAAGCCGGAACCGCGAAATCGCGGATATGGAGACGAGGAACCAGAAGAAGAACGAGAAACCACAGAAGAGATTAATCATAATGACAAGATGGAAGAGGAGAATGCCTACATTGGCAGTTTAGACCTAAGTAACGTATCAGTGAAGCAGGAAAGGGAGTTGGACATATGCGAGATAGACGCCTTGCCCAGCAATGGATTGAAGAGTGATGAGGACGATGACGATGGAAATGAAGACAGTGCCTCATCAGCGGATGAAGCAGAGGAAGCCATGGAGCAGGACGAGGAAGAGCGCATCTATCGTGAACTCGAGCTGCCTCCATTGGAACTTCAAACCGAAGGGGATAAGCCATTAACCAAGAAAGATGCGGAATCAGAGAGAATGGATACAGAGGTACCAACTGCGTTGCCTGCCGGCGAAACTCCCCCGCAAGCTCCTGACGTACATGGTGTGGAAAAAGCACAAGCTTCTGCTTTTAGTTTGGTCATAACCAACATATGCAGTCAAGCTGTACCGCAGCCTTCTTCAGCATGCTCAAATGAAACAGAATGTTCAATAGGCCCAAGCTCCAGCACTGCAGATGAACCAGATTCCCAAACAGTGGGGAATACCGAGACTTCTGCAAACGACGTCCAAACTTCTCAACAAGTTACCATTGCCGAACAATCCCAGTCAGATCCCTGCATTGTCTCTCAACACGCAGCTGGTCCCGAAATCCAAGCAGATGATATTAAAGATCTCCCTCCCGCAGCTACACAGATTCAATCCTGTAACACAGAAAACGGAGCGCACTCTAATGCAGATATGGAATCTGTCATTGAAAATCCGACGATCACGGCAATTCGACCTCTCGAAAATTTGCCAATTGAAGTCTCTATAGGAATAGCAGTCTCAATAGGAAACGATGCTCCTCATTCGGAATCAAGTGCTCATGTCAACAGTCAATCCGCCGGAACAGGAAATACATCTTTAGCCCTAGAGGAGAACGAATCTCTTccaagtggaagtggcagcttTTTTCCGCCTATACCTGAAAACCTCTCCCCCTCACCAGATAATTCACCACCGCACAATAATCAATCGGAATCTCTAGAGAAACCAGACACGGCAGCAGGAAGTGCAGATTCCCTAGCAACAGTGTCCCTCGATGCTCCCAAGGACACTGAAACGCTGGCTTTGCCACCTTGCGATGCAGCTAACATAGATAGTAACTACACGTGCGACGAGGAGCAGCAAAACGTGCTTAATCATGAGCTCTCGGACCAACAACTGGCTACACTGGCAGACAGACACCTGCTAGTTCACGAGGAGCAGCCGGCTTTGCTGGAGGTAATACCACCGGGACTCTCGTCTAGGCCGATCGAGGAGACTGAGAACCGCATtaacgagcagcagcaggatctGGAGCAGGGGGAGGAACGGCCGCCTCGTTTCCAGGCCAACGACGACTCCAATATCAACGAAATCGCCGAGAACAATAACAACGCCAACATCGAGCGTGAATTGCAAGACGATGCGCTCGGGGCTCAGGAAAACGTAAATCCATAG
- the LOC120451039 gene encoding DDB1- and CUL4-associated factor 10 homolog, with translation MERYLSRRESGFRIHRSDDNSLMRRIYSSMNMFNSYHANCRPTEAGRTGAIFNLEFNADGNVVVAATERKCVLVFDAITQKEIFKVPDAHTDSVNCIKFFDERLFATGSDDFTVALWDLRNMKQKLRVLHGHSNWVKNIEYSSKDKLLVSSGFDGSIFTWDINSQTEQGLISQRVFHASGLMRCRISPTGDKLVLCTSGGYIMIIHHLDLTTLHKDLCGFRPGIYRLMQLGEQYIPQAAKYDHVFSKKQKKNRVELVTDFPENNDAEMIMALQIHPHCCCMLTRNVSCDEQSEWTCIHDINEEPVGSEDEQDEVEPQPKRKRVSTTLASRNSLNEPAQEQDTDGLPPRQPRRPMRLSTVQVFQLDNAGTGRGASGNASVSTRSDSFIPDIWAAEVTVQERAIRQNRARISHNHVSGYNFVYAISSGVLPLRQSGSNRLMANSSSPRTLTTPPPTESNQSSSSSSSSNSSTSSSSSSSNNSDTTVRLEIGHRLRLRPFNSHVTTPTFKENGHSILVNAKKLLYYAAETNTKPGFIKEPGFSADGRVVCSPYGNGVRLLGYSEDCCDYPKCQAFEEVKSKPRKLVELARITEHQDVVLCAKFSPREPLLVTGCNGGEVTWYRPNL, from the exons ATGGAGCGCTACTTGAGCCGCCGCGAAAGTGGCTTCCGCATCCACAGGAGCGACGACAACTCCCTGATGCGGCGGATATACAGTTCGATGAACATGTTCAATAGCTACCACGCCAACTGCAGGCCCACGGAGGCGGGTCGCACCGGGGCCATCTTTAACCTGGAGTTCAATGCCGATGGGAACGTTGTCGTGGCTGCCACGGAGAGGAAGTGCGTCCTCGTCTTCGACGCCATCACACAGAAGGAGATCTTTAAGGTACCGGACGCCCACACTGACAGTGTCAATTGCATCAA ATTCTTTGACGAGCGCCTCTTCGCCACTGGCTCCGACGACTTCACGGTGGCACTGTGGGATCTGCGGAACATGAAGCAGAAGTTGCGCGTCCTTCATGGCCATTCCAACTGGGTGAAGAACATCGAGTACTCCTCCAAGGACAAGCTGCTCGTCAGCTCCGGGTTCGATGGCAGCATCTTCACCTGGGACATCAATTCGCAGACGGAACAGGGCCTAATATCGCAGCGCGTCTTTCATGCCAGTGGACTGATGCGCTGCAGGATTTCGCCCACGGGCGATAAGTTGGTTCTCTGCACAAGTGGTGGATACATTATGATTATCCATCACCTTGACCTCACCACACTGCACAAAGATCTCTGCGGATTCAGG CCCGGTATCTATCGACTGATGCAGTTGGGCGAACAGTACATCCCACAGGCCGCAAAGTACGACCATGTGTTCTCCaagaagcaaaagaagaaCCGCGTGGAGCTGGTCACCGACTTTCCGGAGAACAATGACGCCGAGATGATCATGGCCTTGCAGATTCACCCGCACTGTTGCTGCATGCTGACGAGGAACGTCAGCTGCGACGAGCAGAGCGAGTGGACCTGCATCCACGACATCAACGAGGAGCCGGTGGGCAGTGAGGATGAGCAGGACGAGGTGGAGCCACAGCCCAAGAGGAAGCGAGTGTCCACCACACTGGCCAGCCGCAACTCGTTGAACGAGCCCGCCCAGGAACAAGATACGGATGGCCTGCCTCCCAGACAGCCACGGCGACCCATGCGCCTCAGCACTGTACAGGTGTTCCAGTTGGATAACGCTGGAACAGGCCGTGGGGCCTCTGGCAACGCATCAGTCTCGACACGCTCGGATTCCTTCATACCGGACATCTGGGCGGCGGAAGTCACAGTCCAGGAGCGGGCCATCCGACAGAACCGTGCACGCATCTCCCATAACCATGTCAGCGGCTATAACTTTGTGTACGCCATCAGCAGCGGAGTGCTTCCGCTTAGACAATCGGGTTCAAATCGTCTGatggccaacagcagcagtccTCGCACCCTGACCACCCCGCCGCCCACAGAGAGCaaccagagcagcagcagcagtagctCCAGTAACAGTAGTACCAGCAGCAGTTCCAGctccagcaacaacagcgacaCCACGGTCCGTTTAGAGATCGGCCATAGGCTGCGACTGCGACCATTCAATAGTCATGTGACAACACCAACGTTCAAGGAGAACGGTCATTCAATACTGGTTAATGCCAAGAAACTGCTTTACTACGCCGCCGAAACCAACACCAAGCCGGGCTTCATCAAGGAACCTGGATTCTCCGCGGACGGACGGGTAGTCTGCTCGCCGTACGGCAATGGAGTGAGACTCCTAGGCTACAGTGAAGACTGCTGCGACTATCCGAAATGTCAGGCGTTTGAGGAGGTGAAGAGCAAACCGCGCAAGCTTGTTGAGCTAGCCAGGATCACCGAGCACCAGGACGTCGTTCTGTGCGCCAAGTTTAGCCCCAGGGAACCGCTCCTTGTGACCGGTTGCAACGGGGGCGAGGTGACCTGGTATCGACCCAATCTGTAG
- the LOC120451038 gene encoding pre-mRNA-processing factor 39, whose translation MASEGENVVMESPGRRTRSGRKAASPAASLPTRSTRRTSKRNVQLSDHEEEAEEQVVMVQDEEEPFAGTTTDEAPALERQFEETQHQIEDDVEMLMPAEAAGVDEKSSSFPFGTVAEQHSETSDDIKETRGQAGVDTLLASMAGDNANSLPSVGGNDESDNAKKADFEYNVEALQPQAEKLNSSEDSSSQHAIAEDLADADTSNATIVNTEIVSEDELPLPSKPEINDAEEVSDEELPAPQRAELPADAEVISEDELPTHNNNNTASEPKAPVKRKAEDDSVKSTEDKEASSHEASKDKSAEQYNPGSPTSESNDAQPSEKKIKVEESEPKEKKKEKERDKDKDKEKDKDKDKERDKDKEKERKKLPDLDKYWRAVKDDSTDFTGWTYLLQYVDSESDAEAAREAYDTFLSHYPYCYGYWRKYADYEKRKGIKANCYKVFERGLEAIPLSVDLWIHYLMHVKSHHGEDEQFIRSQYERAVKACGLEFRSDKLWDAYIRWENESKRYQQVVQIYDRLLAIPTQGYNGHFDNFQDVINQHAVTSTLANEELVRLRKDFHERQQSKSSKSSSKHRRDSSSSSKDKDSKERGEREKDKDKDKDKEKDKDKEKEKEKEKRESGGGGAGKSPKDTSETQVDESDSTTDLTTESESSPAASKPALQIDFSDLSTLNDEEVASIKDRAISARRKVHKLTVSAVTARWSFEEGIKRPYFHVKPLERAQLKNWKDYLDFEIEKGDRERVLVLFERCLIACALYDEFWLKMLRYLESLEDQSGVVDLVRDVYRRACRIHHPDKPSLHLMWAAFEECQKNFDGAADILQRIEQRCPNLLQLSYRRINVERRRGALDKCRELYKHYIESTKNKGIAGSLAIKYARFLNKICHDLDAGLAALQQALERDPANTRVALQMIDLCLQRSKVDEQEVVQIMDKFMARADIEPDQKVLFAQRKVEFLEDFGSTARGLQDAQRALQQALSKANEAQKKGDGSPSRKNSSSSKEGPVPSGSSATAYNNGGSAAAVAGYNYGAANPYYGQQNAGAAYPQQAPQQASYDSYYNQWGYGSGGATASSGGGYNYGQWSGYGNYY comes from the exons ATGGCGTCAGAAGGCGAAAACGTTGTGATGGAAAGTCCAG GTCGCCGCACACGTTCTGGTCGGAAGGCCGCATCCCCGGCTGCATCGCTACCAACGAGGAGCACCCGGCGCACATCCAAGCGGAACGTACAG CTAAGTGACCACGAAGAGGAGGCCGAAGAGCAAGTGGTCATGGTTCAGGACGAGGAGGAGCCCTTTGCAGGGACGACCACCGATGAGGCACCCGCTTTGGAGCGCCAGTTCGAGGAGACACAGCACCAGATAGAGGATGACGTGGAAATGTTAATGCCAGCCGAAGCTGCAGGCGTTGATGAAAAGAGCTCTTCCTTTCCGTTTGGAACGGTGGCGGAGCAGCATTCAGAGACTAGTGACGATATTAAGGAGACACGCGGACAGGCTGGCGTGGACACCCTACTGGCTTCGATGGCCGGCGATAATGCCAACAGCCTGCCCTCCGTAGGTGGAAATGATGAGAGTGACAATGCCAAGAAGGCGGACTTTGAGTACAATGTGGAGGCCCTGCAGCCGCAGGCAGAGAAACTCAATTCCTCTGAGGACTCCAGCTCACAACATGCCATTGCCGAGGATCTAGCCGATGCGGACACCAGCAATGCAACCATTGTCAACACAGAGATAGTATCCGAAGATGAACTCCCTTTGCCCAGCAAACCGGAAATCAACGATGCCGAGGAGGTTTCCGACGAAGAGCTTCCAGCCCCGCAGCGGGCTGAGTTGCCAGCGGATGCAGAAGTAATCTCTGAGGACGAGCTGCCCAcccacaataataataacacgGCCAGTGAGCCCAAGGCTCCTGTGAAGCGTAAGGCAGAAGACGATAGCGTTAAAAGCACTGAAGATAAGGAAGCAAGCAGTCATGAAGCAAGCAAAGATAAGTCCGCAGAGCAATATAATCCGGGCAGTCCCACATCTGAGAGTAACGATGCACAGCCCTCAGAGAAAAAGATCAAAGTTGAAG AATCGGAACCCAAGgagaaaaagaaggaaaaggaGCGCGATAAAGACAAAGATAAGGAGAAGGACAAGGATAAGGACAAAGAGAGAGATAAGGATAAGGAAAAGGAGCGAAAGAAGCTGCCAGACCTAGATAAGTACTGGAGAGCAGTCAAAGATGACTCCACCGACTTCACCGGCTGGACGTACTTGCTGCAATATGTGGACAGTGAG TCCGATGCGGAGGCGGCTCGCGAGGCCTACGACACATTCCTGTCCCACTATCCCTACTGCTACGGATATTGGCGCAAGTACGCCGACTACGAGAAGCGCAAGGGCATCAAGGCGAACTGCTACAAG GTGTTTGAGCGCGGACTGGAGGCGATTCCGTTGTCAGTGGATCTGTGGATCCACTACCTGATGCATGTTAAATCCCATCATGGAGAGGATGAACAATTCATTCGCTCCCAGTACGAAAGGGCAGTGAAGGCCTGCGGCCTGGAGTTCCGCTCGGACAAACTCTGGGACGCCTACATTCGCTGGGAGAATGAGTCAAAGCGTTACCAGCAAGTGGTCCAGATCTACGATAGACTTCTGGCCATACCCACACAGGGCTATAATGGCCATTTCGACAA TTTCCAAGATGTGATTAATCAGCATGCTGTAACTAGCACACTTGCAAACGAGGAGCTGGTCCGTCTGCGCAAGGACTTCCACGAGCGTCAGCAGAGCAAGTCCTCCAAGTCCTCGTCCAAGCATCGAcgggacagcagcagcagctccaagGACAAAGACTCAAAAGAGCGAGGAGAACGGGAGAAAGACAAGGATAAGGACAAAGACAAGGAGAAGGACAAAgacaaggaaaaggaaaaggaaaaggagaagCGCGAATCTGGCGGGGGCGGTGCTGGTAAGTCGCCAAAAGATACTAGTGAAACTCAAGTCGATGAATCAGATAGTACTACCGATCTGACCACTGAAAGCGAGTCATCGCCTGCAGCTTCAAAGCCGGCGCTGCAGATCGATTTCAGTGATCTTAGCACGCTTAATGACGAGGAGGTGGCCAGCATTAAGGACAGGGCGATCTCGGCGCGGCGCAAAGTCCACAAGCTAACCGTGAGCGCAGTGACAGCCCGCTGGTCATTCGAGGAGGGCATCAAGCGACCTTACTTCCATGTGAAGCCCCTCGAGAGGGCACAGCTCAAGAATTGGAAGGACTACCTGGACTTCGAGATCGAAAAGGGCGATCGCGAGCGAGTCCTGGTTTTGTTCGAAAGGTGCCTAATCGCCTGTGCTTTGTATGACGAGTTCTGGCTGAAGATGCTTCGCTATCTAGAGTCCTTGGAGGATCAGAGCGGAGTTGTGGACCTGGTACGTGATGTTTACCGTCGTGCTTGCCGCATCCATCATCCGGACAAACCCAGTCTGCACCTGATGTGGGCCGCCTTCGAGGAATGCCAGAAGAATTTTGACGGCGCCGCCGATATTTTGCAGCGCATCGAGCAGCGATGCCCGAATCTTCTGCAACTTTCCTACCGCCGCATCAACGTGGAGAGGCGTCGAGGTGCACTGGACAAGTGTCGCGAGCTGTACAAGCACTATATAGAGAGTACAAAGAACAAGGGCATTGCTGGCAGTCTGGCCATCAAGTATGCCCGCTTCCTCAATAAAATCTGTCATGATCTCGATGCGGGCTTGGCCGCCCTGCAACAGGCGCTGGAACGTGATCCGGCCAACACTCGTGTGGCCCTGCAAATGATCGATTTGTGCCTTCAGCGCTCAAAAGTCGATGAGCAGGAGGTGGTCCAAATTATGGATAAGTTTATGGCACGCGCAGACATCGAACCCGATCAGAAGGTTTTGTTTGCCCAGCGAAAAGTGGAGTTCCTTGAGGATTTCGGCAGCACGGCCAGGGGTCTGCAAGATGCACAGCGCGCTCTGCAGCAGGCACTCAGCAAAGCCAACGAAGCGCAAAAGAAGGG TGATGGCAGTCCTAGTCGTAAAAACTCGTCAAGCAGCAAAGAAGGTCCTGTGCCCTCAGGATCCTCGGCGACAGCTTACAACAATGGTGGCTCGGCCGCCGCTGTCGCAGGCTACAACTATGGAGCAGCGAATCCATACTACGGCCAGCAGAATGCCGGTGCAGCCTATCCCCAGCAGGCACCACAACAGGCGTCCTATGACTCTTACTACAATCAATGGGGCTATGGTTCCGGTGGGGCCACCGCCAGCAGTGGTGGCGGCTACAACTACGGCCAGTGGAGCGGCTATGGCAACTACTATTAA